Proteins encoded together in one Microplitis mediator isolate UGA2020A chromosome 7, iyMicMedi2.1, whole genome shotgun sequence window:
- the LOC130672314 gene encoding uncharacterized protein LOC130672314 isoform X1, which produces MGRDSRKVSRELRSSEKINKSRSVKRKNVFNPKTAERDESIQSTSSKKLKQNTEDDVPEDSSTEFRIINFIQVFTAISALIKCKKCDGNVVFQTASTRGLGFKIVVACNNCGNEYIPSCSFVGHSYEINRRFIFVMRILGIGYEGLCKFCGLMDMPSFLDKSTHTILLKQILNCSKAVAETFMTKAVNEEKQAMPTTENEDINHLTVSGDGTWQKRGYTSSFGVSSIIGYFTGKILDINIKSAYCKLCEYWKKKTNTVEFEEWYQSHEDVCSANHQGSSGKMEVDAMVEMFSYSETKYGVKYANYIGDGDSKTYSGIIKSDPYENTTVNKKECIGHVQKRMGSRLRTLKSKQKGLGGRGKLTGKLIDKLTVYYGLAIRRHCDSIENMKSAIMATFYHYGSSDEKPNHDMCPKGEESWCSYQRAEARGELDTFSHDYSPLPSDVLKAIKPIYEDLSNENLLSRCVGGFNQNNNESFNQLVWKICPKTDLIVGLILIGMQKEWMLHVSK; this is translated from the exons atgggacgtgattctagaaaggtttcaagagaacttcggagttctgaaaaaattaataagtcgcgttcagtcaaaagaaagaatgtttttaatccgaaaacagccgaacgtgatgaaagtattcagagtacatcttctaaaaaattaaaacaaaacactgaagatgatgtacctgaagacagcagtactgaatttcgaataataaattttattcaggtattcactgcaatttctgctcttataaaatgtaaaaaatgtgatggaaatgtagtgtttcaaacagcaagtacacgtgggctgggattcaaaattgtagttgcatgtaataactgtggaaatgaatatattccttcctgttctttcgttgggcattcttatgaaataaacagacgtttcatttttgtaatgagaatactaggaataggatacgaaggattgtgcaagttttgcggcctgatggacatgccgtcttttttagataaatctacgcatacaattttactgaaacagattttgaattgtagtaaagccgtcgcagaaaccttcatgacgaaagctgtgaatgaagaaaagcaagcaatgccaacaactgaaaatgaagatataaatcatctaactgtatcgggagatggaacctggcaaaaacggggatatacatcgtcatttggagtttcttctataattggctattttactggaaagattcttgacataaacattaaaagtgcatattgtaagctatgtgagtattggaaaaaaaaaacaaatactgttgagttcgaggaatggtatcaatcgcatgaagatgtgtgttctgctaatcatcaagggtcttctgggaaaatggaggtggatgcgatggtcgaaatgttttcgtattctgaaactaaatatggagttaagtatgccaactatattggtgatggtgactccaagacctattcaggaattataaaatcagatccttacgaaaatacaactgtaaataaaaaggaatgtatagggcatgtccaaaagcggatggggagtcgattacgtacgctgaagagtaaacaaaaaggtcttggtggtcgaggtaagctcacaggaaaattaatagacaaactaactgtgtactatggtttagcaatacgccggcattgtgattctattgaaaatatgaaatctgctataatggcaaccttttatcactacggctcgagtgatgaaaaaccgaatcatgatatgtgtccaaaaggcgaagaatcttggtgctcttaccagcgcgctgaagcaagaggagagcttgataccttttctcacgattattctcctttaccttctgatgttttaaaagctatcaagcctatatacgaagatcttagtaatgaaaatttactttcaagatgtgtaggtggattcaatcagaataataatgaaagctttaaccaactagtatggaaaatatgcccaaaaacg gacttaattgtgggcctaattctcatcggtatgcagaaagaatggatgctgcacgtatcaaagtag
- the LOC130672314 gene encoding uncharacterized protein LOC130672314 isoform X2 produces the protein MGRDSRKVSRELRSSEKINKSRSVKRKNVFNPKTAERDESIQSTSSKKLKQNTEDDVPEDSSTEFRIINFIQVFTAISALIKCKKCDGNVVFQTASTRGLGFKIVVACNNCGNEYIPSCSFVGHSYEINRRFIFVMRILGIGYEGLCKFCGLMDMPSFLDKSTHTILLKQILNCSKAVAETFMTKAVNEEKQAMPTTENEDINHLTVSGDGTWQKRGYTSSFGVSSIIGYFTGKILDINIKSAYCKLCEYWKKKTNTVEFEEWYQSHEDVCSANHQGSSGKMEVDAMVEMFSYSETKYGVKYANYIGDGDSKTYSGIIKSDPYENTTVNKKECIGHVQKRMGSRLRTLKSKQKGLGGRGKLTGKLIDKLTVYYGLAIRRHCDSIENMKSAIMATFYHYGSSDEKPNHDMCPKGEESWCSYQRAEARGELDTFSHDYSPLPSDVLKAIKPIYEDLSNENLLSRCVGGFNQNNNESFNQLVWKICPKTS, from the exons atgggacgtgattctagaaaggtttcaagagaacttcggagttctgaaaaaattaataagtcgcgttcagtcaaaagaaagaatgtttttaatccgaaaacagccgaacgtgatgaaagtattcagagtacatcttctaaaaaattaaaacaaaacactgaagatgatgtacctgaagacagcagtactgaatttcgaataataaattttattcaggtattcactgcaatttctgctcttataaaatgtaaaaaatgtgatggaaatgtagtgtttcaaacagcaagtacacgtgggctgggattcaaaattgtagttgcatgtaataactgtggaaatgaatatattccttcctgttctttcgttgggcattcttatgaaataaacagacgtttcatttttgtaatgagaatactaggaataggatacgaaggattgtgcaagttttgcggcctgatggacatgccgtcttttttagataaatctacgcatacaattttactgaaacagattttgaattgtagtaaagccgtcgcagaaaccttcatgacgaaagctgtgaatgaagaaaagcaagcaatgccaacaactgaaaatgaagatataaatcatctaactgtatcgggagatggaacctggcaaaaacggggatatacatcgtcatttggagtttcttctataattggctattttactggaaagattcttgacataaacattaaaagtgcatattgtaagctatgtgagtattggaaaaaaaaaacaaatactgttgagttcgaggaatggtatcaatcgcatgaagatgtgtgttctgctaatcatcaagggtcttctgggaaaatggaggtggatgcgatggtcgaaatgttttcgtattctgaaactaaatatggagttaagtatgccaactatattggtgatggtgactccaagacctattcaggaattataaaatcagatccttacgaaaatacaactgtaaataaaaaggaatgtatagggcatgtccaaaagcggatggggagtcgattacgtacgctgaagagtaaacaaaaaggtcttggtggtcgaggtaagctcacaggaaaattaatagacaaactaactgtgtactatggtttagcaatacgccggcattgtgattctattgaaaatatgaaatctgctataatggcaaccttttatcactacggctcgagtgatgaaaaaccgaatcatgatatgtgtccaaaaggcgaagaatcttggtgctcttaccagcgcgctgaagcaagaggagagcttgataccttttctcacgattattctcctttaccttctgatgttttaaaagctatcaagcctatatacgaagatcttagtaatgaaaatttactttcaagatgtgtaggtggattcaatcagaataataatgaaagctttaaccaactagtatggaaaatatgcccaaaaacg tcttga